In the genome of Palaemon carinicauda isolate YSFRI2023 chromosome 13, ASM3689809v2, whole genome shotgun sequence, one region contains:
- the LOC137651531 gene encoding uncharacterized protein produces the protein MATRDDMEQSKDEGTSNTRHIHAAGSRLTSQCRNIIMNVFQYFNSQGPSKTMKEIIKATATATQVSERTIYRIKSEKMKSSDGIIHSPLPRKRKSTVVDNLDSFDRDCVRRDILSFYDRGDRPTLANLLAKVREPPTNFTGSRSSLYKIVRNLGFRYKKVTSGRKILMERQDIIITRNKYLRELKRNRESPKPRPEVFVDETWVNQNLTVEKCWTNEDGSVGPTTKLGRGSRFIIVHAGSDEGFVPGALLMFKSKNGSKGDYHDSMDNERFKMWLEEQLLPNIKKESLIIIDNAPYHSKIINKVPTSSNRKAQIIDWLVLNNIDHDPSFTKLELLQLCQRHKEIQKYEIDEIAAHYGHKVLRLPPYHCIFNPIELIWAQVKTEIKKRNSNSDQSLKIVEKITKEAVEASRNPYALRAVLRIGIVAEQL, from the exons atggccacaagagacgatatggaacaaagcaaagatgaaggcacttcaaacaccaggcatatacatgctgctggcagtaggcttaccagtcagtgccgtaatataataatgaatgtttttcaatatttcaattcacagggccctagcaagacaatgaaagaaatcattaaggcgacagcaacagcaactcaagtTTCAGAGAGAACTATCTATCGCATCAAATCTGAGAAGATGAAATCTTCAGACGGTATAATTCATTCACCCTTGCCCCGGAAAAGGAAATCGACTGTTGTTGATAATCTTGATAGTTTCGACAGAGATTGTGTTAGGAGAGACATCCTATCCTTTTATGACAGAGGAGACCGTCCTACATTAGCAAATTTGTTGGCAAAAGTTCGGGAACCTCCTACTAATTTTACTGGTTCGAGAAGTTCCCTCTACAAAATAGTCAGGAATCTTGGTTTTAGGTACAAGAAAGTCACAAGCGGAAGAAAGATACTCATGGAGAGACAGGACATCATTATAACAAGGAACAAGTATCTTAGAGAACTGAAGAGAAATCGAGAGAGTCCAAAGCCAAGACCGGAGGTATTCGTGGACGAGACTTGGGTGAACCAGAACCTCACCGTCGAAAAGTGCTGGACTAATGAAGATGGATCAGTAGGACCGACAACGAAGTTAGGGAGAGGCTCAAGGTTTATAATAGTACATGCAGGAAGTGATGAGGGTTTTGTACCGGGAGCATTGCTTATGTTCAAATCCAAAAACGGATCAAAGGGTGATTACCATGACTCGATGGATAACGAAAGGTTCAAAATGTGGTTAGAAGAACAacttcttcctaatatcaagaaggagtcccttatcatcatcgataatgctccttatcactctaaaataatcaacaaggtcccgacaagtagcaacagaaaagcccaaatcatagactggttggttctaaataacattgaccatgacccttcttttacaaaactcgaacttcttcagctctgccagcgccacaaggaaattcaaaagtacgaaatagatgaaattgctgctcactatggccataaagtgcttcgtctacctccctatcactgcattttcaaccctatcgaacttatctgggcccaagtgaagacagaaataaaaaaacgtaattctaatagcgaccagtctctgaaaattgttgaaaaaattacaaaagaagcagttga GGCATCTCGTAACCCTTATGCTCTTAGAGCTGTTTTGCGAATTGGTATCGTAGCTGAGCagctttga